Proteins from one Elephas maximus indicus isolate mEleMax1 chromosome 12, mEleMax1 primary haplotype, whole genome shotgun sequence genomic window:
- the SRRM2 gene encoding serine/arginine repetitive matrix protein 2 isoform X2, producing the protein MYNGIGLPTPRGSGTNGYVQRNLSLVRGRRGERPDYKGEEELRRLEAALVKRPNPDILDHERKRRVELRCLELEEMMEEQGYEEQQIQEKVATFRLMLLEKDVNPGGKEETPGQRPAVTETHQLAELNEKKNERLRAAFGISDSYVDGSSFDPQRRVREAKQPAPEPPKPYSLARESSSSRSPTPKQKKKKKKKDRGRRSESSSPRRERKKSSKKKKHRSESESKKRKHRSPTPKSKRKSKDKKRKRSRSTTPAPKSRRAHRSTSADSASSSDTSRSRSRSAAAKTHRIVLTGRSPSPQSGCQGEGAAPCRESSTTNTGQPSSPEPSTKEPSSPHEDKDKKEKPATRPSLSLERSSTGPEPPVPTLLLAEQRGSSPQPLVTTPLSQEPVNPASEVSPTRGRSPAKSPEKPPQSSSSESCPLSPQPTKISRHGSSSPESPKRAPAPGSRREISSSPISKSRSHGRAKRDKSHSPTPSRRMGRSRSPVATKRGRSRSQSPTKRGHSRSRSPQWRRSRSAQRWGRSRSPQRRGRSRSPQRPGWSRSRNTQRRGRSRSARRGRSHTRSPATRGRSRSRTPARRGRSRSRTPTRRRSRSRTSTRRRSRSRTPVRRGRSHSRTPVRRRSRTRSPVRRRSRSRSPARRGGRSCSRTPARRGRSRSRTPGKRSGRSCSRTPARRSGRSCSRTPARRGRSRSRTPARRGRSRSRSLARRGRSHTRTPQRRGRSGSSERKNKSRASQRRSRSTSSLEVKKSCISSRRSRSFSSPRSKAKSRLSLRRSLSGSSPCAKQNSQTPPRRSRSGSSRPKAKSRTPSRRSHCGFSPSNQKSKTPSRQSCSNSSPHPKVKSGTPPRQGSTTGPQANEQSASPQRQSCSGLSPDPEGKSGTSPRHSQLGTSPQPKMKAVTSLRRSHSGSSSPSPSRVTSRTPPGQSRSESPCSKVESRLLPRQSHSRSSSPDTKVKPGTPPRQSHSGSSSPCSKVKPKTPPRQCLSGSKSPCPQEKSKDSPAQSSSGSLSACPGVKSSTPPEESCLDFSSLQQKGQSKTSPDHTSDTSSPDVRQARCESPSLQSRSRTPTKGCQSRSSSPVADLAPRSPTRQNRSGLSTSPRLRLGVSPEQRPQFDSSPHPGTDKFFLRQNRSEASSESREKVSLFSQEDVSASSPRSRDKFSPTPVQDRPESSPVLRDTRRTPSRERGSSGSSPDTKSQNSVLAKPRQDEELMEVVEKPEELSNQILPVLSPKLKEVARRNFESSPEVEERPALSVPLDQSQSQASLEAVEVPMVVSAWSRPQFSPERKELSNSPPRENSFGSPLEFGNPGPVVTEMNTGLSFEVKEDLNEPFLNQLETDPSLDVREQSTRSSRRSSTELSPDAVEKAGMPLNQSICSLVLDATPGTPSRERSSSASSPELKDGLPRTPSRRSGSGSSGLRDGSGTPSRHSLSGSSPGTKDVPRTPSRGRSECDSSPEPKALPQTPRPRSRSPSSPELNNKCLTPQRERSGSESSVEQKTLARTPLGQRSRSGSSQELDGKPSASPQEQSDSDSSPDSKAKIRTPLRQRGRSGSSPEVEGTSQPSSRHSRSGSSPEVKDKPGAASGVRSGSDSSPEPQAPAPRALLPRRSRSGSSSKGRGPSPEGSSSSESSAEHPPKSRAARRSSRPSPEPKTKSRTPPRRRSSRSSPELTRKARLSRRSCSASSSPETRSRTPPRRRRSPSVSSPEPAEKSRSSRRRRSASSPRTKTTSRRGRSPSPKPRGRQRSRSRSRREKTRTARRHDRSGSSQSTSRRRQRSRSRSRVTRRRRGGSGYHSRSPARQESSRTSSRRRRGRSRTPPTSRKRSRSRTSPALWKRSRSPATHRRSRSRTPLVSRRRSRSRTSPVSRRRSRSRTSVTRRRSRSRASPVSRRRSRSRTPLVTRRRSRSRSPVTRRRSRSRTPPVTRRRSRSRTPPVTRRRSRSRTSPITRRRSRSRTSPVTRRRSRSRTSPVTRRRSRSRTSPVTRRRSRSRTPPAIRRRSRSRTPLLPRKRSRSRSPLVIRRRSRSRTPRTTRGKRSLTRSPPAIRRRSVSGSSSDGSRSATSVGRNHSGSQTPPMALGSSRMSCFSRPSMSPTPLDRCRSPGMLEPLGSSRAPVSALQQVGGSLMDGPGPRIPDHPRTSSVPENHAQSRIALALTAISLGTARPPPSMSAAGLAARMSQVPAPVPLMSLRTAPAASLASRIPAASAAAMNLASARTPTIPTAVNLADSRTPATAAAMSLASPRTAGAPSAVSLTDPRAPAASAVNLAGGRTPAALAALSLTGSGTPPAAASYPSSSRTPQAPAPANLVGPRSAHALAPGTVGSSRTPAAMAPASLTSARMAPALSGANLTSPRVPLSAYERVSSRASPPLLDRARSRTPPGGSRTPPSRMACERAPSPALRMGQLSSQAALQPAQERPRSPGPPASSDQSSRSLPAQSTPVAGSQAFSSGTVAKTASSVGDHNSMLSGPAPGVFHSEGGEPPASAGAQQALALATLQPAKERRSSSSSSSSSSSSSSSSSSSSSSSSSGSSSSDSEGSSLPPQPEVALKRVPSPALAPKEAVREGRPQELTPAKRKRRSSSSSSSSSSSSSSSSSSSSSSSSSSSSSSSSSSSSSSSSSSPAKPGPQALPKPASPKKAPPGERRSRSPRKPIDSLRDSRSLSYSPAERHRPSPQPSPRDQQSSSERGSRRGQRGDSHSPSHKHRRETPSPRLVRHRSSRSP; encoded by the exons ATGTACAACGGGATCGGGCTGCCGACGCCCCGGGGCAGCGGCACCAACGGCTACGTCCAGCGCAACCTGTCCCTGGTGCGGGGCCGCCGGGGTGAGCGGCCTGACTACAAGGGAGAGGAGGAACTGCGGCGCCTGGAGGCTGCCCTGGTGAAGCGGCCTAATCCTGACATCCTGGACCACGAGCGCAAGCGGCGTGTGGAGCTGCGATGCCTCGAGCTGGAGGAGATGATGGAAGAGCAGGG GTACGAGGAACAGCAAATTCAGGAAAAGGTGGCGACCTTTCGACTCATgttgctggagaaggatgtgAACCCTGGGGGCAAGGAGGAGACCCCAGGGCAGAGGCCTGC TGTTACTGAGACTCACCAGTTGGCTGAATTGAATGAGAAGAAAAATGAGCGACTCCGTGCTGCCTTTGGCATCAGCGATTCCTACGTGGATGGCAGCTCTTTTGATCCTCAGCGTCGTGTTCGAGAGGCTAAACAGCCAGCACCTGAGCCCCCTAAACCTTACAG tCTTGCCCGGGAGTCCAGCAGTTCTCGCTCACCAACACcaaagcaaaagaagaagaaaaagaagaaagacagagGACG GAGGTCAGAGAGTAGCTCTCCTCGACGGGAGAGGAAGAAGAGCTCAAAGAAGAAGAAGCACAG gtcAGAATCCGAGTCCAAGAAACGGAAGCATAG ATCGCCCACGCCAAAGAGTAAGCGTAAATCCAAGGACAAGAAGAGGAAGCG GTCTCGAAGTACAACACCAGCCCCCAAGAGCCGCCGGGCTCACCGTTCAACTTCTGCTGACTCTGCTTCCTCCTCCGATACTTCCCGCAGTCG GTCTCGGAGTGCTGCAGCTAAAACCCATAGAATCGTCTTGACTGGGCGAAGCCCTTCTCCTCAGTCAGGATGCCAAGGGGAGGGAGCTGCACCCTGCAGGGAATCAAGTACCACTAACACAGGGCAGCCGAGTAGTCCTGAGCCCTCTACGAAGGAGCCTAGCAGCCCTCACGAAGACAAAGACAAGAAGGAG AAACCTGCAACTCGACCTAGTCTCTCCCTGGAGAGGAGCAGCACAGGCCCAGAGCCACCCGTTCCCACTCTGCTCCTTGCTGAGCAACGTGGCAGCTCCCCACAACCCCTTGTAACAACTCCCTTAAGTCAGGAGCCAGTGAACCCCGCATCTGAGGTCTCCCCCACGCGGGGCCGTTCACCAGCTAAGTCTCCTGAGAAACCTCCCCAGTCTTCTTCCTCAGAGAGCTGTCCACTATCCCCTCAACCTACCAAAATTTCTCGACATGGCAGCTCTTCTCCTGAAAGTCCTAAACGTGCACCAGCTCCTGGGTCCCGCAGAGAGATTTCTTCTTCTCCCATATCCAAGAGTCGCTCACATGGCAGAGCAAAACGGGATAAATCACATTCGCCTACCCCTTCCCGTAGGATGGGGCGGTCCCGTAGCCCTGTCGCCACCAAGAGGGGGCGATCTCGGTCTCAGAGCCCTACCAAAAGAGGTCATTCTCGGTCCCGATCCCCTCAGTGGCGTAGATCCAGGTCGGCGCAGAGGTGGGGACGATCTAGAAGCCCCCAGCGGCGTGGCCGCTCTAGGTCTCCTCAGCGACCAGGCTGGTCCAGGAGCAGAAACACCCAGAGAAGAGGCAGGTCTAGGTCAGCAAGGCGAGGCAGATCACACACTCGATCTCCAGCCACTAGGGGCAGGTCTCGTTCCAGAACACCTGCCCGGAGGGGTAGGTCCCGCTCTAGAACACCCACGCGGCGGAGATCTCGATCCAGAACATCTACCAGACGGAGGTCTCGTTCTAGAACACCAGTCCGACGGGGCAGGTCTCATTCTAGAACACCTGTTAGGCGGAGATCTAGGACCCGATCGCCAGTACGGCGTAGGTCTCGTAGTAGATCACCAGCCAGGAGAGGTGGCAGGTCATGCTCTAGAACCCCAGCCAGACGTGGCAGGTCACGCTCTAGAACCCCAGGCAAACGCAGTGGCAGGTCATGCTCTAGGACACCAGCTAGACGCAGTGGCAGGTCATGCTCTAGGACACCTGCCAGGAGAGGGAGGTCTCGGTCTAGAACACCAGCAAGACGAGGGAGATCCCGTAGTAGGAGTCTGGCTAGACGGGGAAGATCTCACACTAGAACACCACAAAGAAGAGGCAGGTCTGGCTCATCAGAACGGAAGAACAAATCCAGAGCGTCTCAGAGAAGGAGCAGGTCCACCTCCAGCCTGGAAGTGAAAAAATCTTGCATTTCGTCACGGCGTAGCAGGTCTTTTTCTTCACCAAGATCCAAAGCAAAATCTCGCTTGTCTTTGAGGCGAAGCCTTTCAGGGTCTTCTCCATGTGCTAAACAGAATTCTCAGACGCCACCTAGACGCAGTCGCTCTGGGTCATCTAGACCTAAAGCAAAATCTAGAACACCATCAAGACGAAGTCATTGTGGCTTTTCACCTTCTAATCAGAAATCTAAAACACCATCAAGGCAGAGTTGTTCTAATTCATCTCCTCATCCTAAAGTAAAATCTGGAACACCACCAAGGCAAGGGTCCACGACAGGTCCCCAGGCAAATGAACAGTCTGCATCACCACAAAGACAGAGCTGTTCCGGATTGTCACCAGACCCTGAGGGGAAATCTGGCACATCTCCGAGACATAGCCAACTTGGGACATCTCCACAACCCAAAATGAAAGCGGTGACTTCACTAAGACGAAGCCATTCTGGCTCGTCTTCTCCAAGTCCTAGTAGGGTGACCTCTAGAACACCTCCAGGGCAAAGCAGATCAGAGTCTCCCTGCTCCAAGGTGGAATCTAGATTGTTGCCAAGGCAGAGCCATTCTAGATCCTCCTCGCCAGATACCAAAGTGAAACCTGGAACACCACCAAGACAAAGTCACTCAGGGTCTTCTTCACCGTGCTCCAAAGTAAAGCCCAAAACTCCACCAAGGCAATGTTTGTCTGGATCAAAGTCACCATGTCCCCAAGAGAAGTCTAAAGACTCACCAGCACAGAGTAGCTCTGGATCCCTCTCTGCGTGTCCAGGTGTAAAATCTAGCACACCACCAGAAGAGAGCTGCCTAGACTTCTCATCTCTGCAACAGAAAGGACAATCTAAAACCTCACCAGACCACACATCTGATACTTCAAGTCCAGACGTGAGACAGGCTCGCTGTGAGTCTCCATCTCTGCAGAGCAGATCTCGAACACCTACTAAGGGTTGTCAGTCCAGGTCCTCATCTCCAGTTGCTGATCTGGCACCCAGATCGCCAACAAGACAAAATAGAAGCGGGTTGTCCACAAGTCCTAGGCTGAGATTGGGTGTTTCTCCCGAGCAAAGGCCTCAGTTTGACTCCTCCCCACATCCTGGAACAGACAAATTTTTTCTAAGGCAAAATAGATCGGAGGCTTCTTCAGAATCAAGAGAGAAAGTGAGCTTATTCTCTCAGGAAGATGTTTCTGCATCATCTCCTAGATCAAGAGATAAATTTAGTCCCACTCCAGTGCAGGATAGGCCTGAGTCTTCACCAGTGCTCAGAGATACACGTAGAACCCCATCGAGGGAGAGGGGTAGCTCTGGGTCATCTCCAGATACAAAAAGTCAGAATAGTGTATTAGCTAAGCCCAGACAAGATGAGGAATTGATGGAGGTGGTAGAGAAACCTGAAGAACTCTCAAACCAGATTCTGCCCGTTCTGTCTCCAAAACTTAAAGAAGTGGCTAGAAGGAACTTTGAGTCATCTCCTGaggtagaagaaaggcctgctttgTCTGTACCTCTTGATCAAAGCCAGTCACAGGCTTCTTTGGAAGCAGTAGAAGTTCCTATGGTGGTCTCAGCTTGGAGCAGGCCACAGTTTTCTCCAGAACGGAAAGAACTGTCTAACTCTCCTCCCAGGGAGAACAGCTTTGGGTCACCTTTAGAATTTGGAAACCCAGGCCCTGTTGTTACAGAAATGAATACTGGATTGTCTTTTGAGGTTAAAGAAGATTTGAATGAGCCTTTCCTTAATCAACTGGAGACGGATCCATCTCTAGATGTGAGAGAGCAATCCACAAGATCCTCTAGACGTAGCAGTACTGAGCTCTCACCAGATGCAGTAGAAAAAGCAGGAATGCCTTTGAATCAGAGCATCTGTTCGTTAGTGCTTGATGCTACACCAGGAACACCCTCAAGGGAAAGAAGTAGCTCTGCATCTTCTCCGGAACTGAAAGATGGTTTACCCAGAACCCCATCACGGAGAAGCGGGTCCGGGTCTTCTGGTCTTAGAGATGGGTCTGGGACACCCTCGAGGCATAGCCTATCTGGGTCCTCTCCTGGAACGAAAGATGTACCTAGAACGCCATCCAGGGGCAGAAGTGAGTGTGATTCTTCTCCAGAACCAAAGGCTTTGCCTCAGACTCCCAGACCAAGGAGCCGTTCTCCATCATCCCCAGAGCTCAACAACAAGTGTCTTACCCCCCAGAGGGAAAGAAGTGGATCAGAATCGTCAGTTGAACAGAAGACCTTGGCTAGGACTCCCCTTGGACAGAGAAGTCGGTCAGGATCTTCTCAAGAACTTGATGGGAAACCCAGTGCATCCCCTCAGGAACAAAGTGATTCAGATTCTTCTCCAGATTCTAAAGCTAAGATCCGAACTCCGCTTAGGCAGAGGGGCCGCTCTGGATCATCTCCTGAGGTTGAGGGCACATCCCAACCTTCTTCTCGGCACAGCAGGTCTGGCTCATCCCCTGAAGTTAAAGATAAGCCAGGAGCGGCATCCGGGGTGCGGAGTGGTTCTGATTCCTCTCCTGAACCCCAGGCTCCGGCTCCTAGGGCTCTTCTTCCCAGACGAAGCAGATCAGGTTCATCAAGTAAAGGTAGAGGCCCTTCCCCTGAAGGAAGCAGCAGTTCGGAGTCATCTGCAGAGCATCCCCCCAAATCCAGAGCTGCTCGAAGAAGCTCTAGGCCCTCTCCAGAGCCCAAGACCAAGTCTCGCACGCCACCTCGTCGTCGCAGCTCCCGGTCGTCCCCAGAGCTGACTAGGAAGGCCAGACTCTCCCGGAGAAGCTGCTCTGCTTCATCCTCACCTGAGACCCGCTCTAGAACTCCCCCGAGGCGCCGAAGAAGTCCTTCGGTGTCCTCCCCGGAGCCAGCTGAGAAGTCGAGGTCCTCACGCCGGCGGCGCTCTGCTTCATCTCCACGTACAAAGACAACTTCCAGGAGAGGCCGATCTCCTTCACCAAAGCCTCGTGGACGCCAGCGGTCCCGTTCCCGCTCACGGAGGGAGAAAACCCGGACAGCCCGACGTCACGATAGATCTGGGTCTTCTCAGTCCACCTCGCGGAGGAGACAGCGGAGTCGATCAAGGTCTCGGGTTACTAGGCGACGGAGGGGTGGCTCTGGCTACCACTCCAGGTCACCTGCCCGGCAGGAGAGTTCCCGAACCTCCTCCCGACGCCGGAGAGGCCGCTCGCGAACACCCCCAACCAGTCGGAAGCGCTCCCGCTCTCGCACATCACCAGCACTGTGGAAACGCTCCAGGTCTCCAGCCACTCACCGGCGATCCAGGTCCAGAACACCCCTGGTCAGCCGACGTCGGTCCCGATCTCGCACCTCACCAGTCAGTCGGAGACGGTCAAGGTCCAGGACATCAGTGACTCGACGGAGATCTCGGTCTAGGGCGTCCCCAGTGAGTCGCAGACGATCGAGGTCCAGGACACCGCTGGTGACCCGCCGGCGGTCTAGGTCTAGGTCACCAGTGACACGCCGGCGCTCCCGTTCCAGAACTCCACCGGTGACTCGCAGAAGGTCCAGGTCTCGGACTCCACCAGTGACCAGGAGGCGATCTCGAAGCAGAACCTCGCCTATCACACGCAGGAGATCAAGATCCAGAACATCCCCAGTTACCAGGAGGCGATCTCGGTCCCGTACATCTCCAGTAACTCGAAGGCGGTCCCGCTCTCGAACCTCGCCAGTGACACGCCGCCGCTCTAGGTCCCGCACGCCTCCAGCTATTCGCCGTCGGTCTAGGTCTCGAACGCCACTGCTGCCACGCAAACGTTCCCGCAGTCGTTCGCCGCTTGTTATCCGCCGTCGCTCCAGGTCCCGTACTCCACGAACAACTCGGGGCAAACGGTCCTTGACAAGGTCACCTCCAGCCATCCGTAGGCGTTCTGTGTCTGGAAGCAGCTCTGATGGCTCAAGGTCTGCTACTTCAGTAGGAAGAAATCACTCTGGATCACAGACGCCTCCAATGGCGCTCGGTAGCTCTAGAATGAGCTGCTTTAGTCGTCCTAGCATGTCGCCGACTCCTCTTGACCGCTGTAGGTCACCTGGAATGCTCGAGCCCCTGGGCAGCTCTAGAGCACCAGTGTCTGCTCTGCAGCAAGTGGGTGGCTCCCTGATGGATGGTCCAGGTCCACGAATTCCTGACCACCCGAGAACATCATCCGTGCCAGAAAACCATGCTCAATCCAGAATTGCGCTTGCCCTGACAGCCATCAGTCTCGGCACTGCTCGGCCTCCTCCGTCCATGTCTGCTGCAGGCCTAGCTGCCAGGATGTCCCAGGTGCCTGCTCCGGTGCCTCTCATGAGTCTCAGAACAGCCCCAGCTGCCAGCCTTGCCAGCAGGATCCCTGCAGCCTCAGCAGCAGCCATGAACCTGGCTAGCGCCAGAACACCCACCATCCCAACAGCTGTGAACCTGGCAGACTCACGCACACCAGCCACAGCCGCAGCCATGAGTCTGGCCAGCCCCAGAACGGCAGGGGCCCCTTCAGCCGTGAGCCTCACTGATCCTCGTGCCCCTGCAGCCTCAGCGGTGAACTTAGCAGGAGGCAGAACTCCAGCTGCTCTGGCAGCCTTGAGCCTCACAGGCTCTGGCACGCCCCCGGCGGCTGCAAGCTACCCCTCCAGTTCCAGAACACCCCAGGCTCCAGCACCTGCAAACCTGGTGGGCCCCAGGTCTGCTCATGCCCTAGCACCAGGGACTGTTGGCAGCTCGAGAACCCCTGCAGCTATGGCCCCTGCAAGCCTCACCAGTGCTAGGATGGCTCCAGCCCTATCGGGGGCCAACCTCACCAGCCCCAGGGTGCCTCTCTCTGCCTATGAGCGCGTCAGCAGCAGAGCCTCACCCCCGCTTCTCGACCGAGCTAGGTCTCGAACACCACCTGGAGGCTCCAGAACCCCACCGTCCCGGATGGCCTGTGAGCGGGCTCCTTCTCCTGCCTTGAGAATGGGCCAGCTTTCCTCACAGGCTGCTCTCCAGCCAGCACAGGAGCGGCCCAGATCCCCTGGCCCACCTGCTTCTTCAGACCAGTCGTCCCGTTCTTTGCCTGCCCAGAGCACCCCTGTAGCAGGGTCTCAGGCTTTCTCCTCTGGGACCGTGGCAAAGACCGCGTCCTCCGTTGGTGACCACAACAGCATGCTCTCAGGCCCTGCCCCTGGGGTATTCCACTCTGAGGGTGGGGAGCCTCCTGCCTCAGCTGGGGCCCAGCAGGCCCTGGCACTGGCCACCCTGCAGCCTGCAAAGGAGCGGCGGAGCTCGTCATCGTCTTCGTCGTCCTCTAGCTCGTCTTCgtcctcatcctcctcctcctcatcctcctcTTCCTCTGGCTCCAGTTCTAGTGACTCGGAGGGCTCTAGCCTTCCCCCGCAGCCTGAGGTGGCCCTGAAGAG GGTCCCCAGCCCTGCCCTAGCCCCAAAGGAAGCTGTTCGAGAGGGACGTCCCCAAGAGTTGACCCCAGCCAAAAGGAAGAGGCGCTCTAGCAGCTCCAGTTCcagctcttcctcttcctcttcttcctcttcttcctcttcttcatcctcttcctcttcctcctcgtcgtcgtcttcctcttcctcctcctcctcctcctcctcctcctcccctgctAAGCCTGGCCCTCAGGCCTTGCCCAAACCTGCAAGCCCCAAGAAGGCACCCCCTGGCGAGAGGAG GTCCCGCAGTCCCCGGAAGCCAATAGACTCGCTCCGGGACTCGCGGTCCCTCAGCTACTCGCCTGCAGAGCGTCACCGTCCCTCACCGCAGCCTTCACCCCGGGACCAGCAGAG cagcagtgaaCGGGGTTCCCGGAGAGGCCAGCGTGGGGACAGCCACTCCCCAAGCCACAAGCACAGGAGGGAGACACCCAGCCCCCGCCTTGTGCGCCACCGCTCCTCCAG GTCTCCATAA